The following proteins come from a genomic window of Cuculus canorus isolate bCucCan1 chromosome 29, bCucCan1.pri, whole genome shotgun sequence:
- the HOXC12 gene encoding homeobox protein Hox-C12, protein MGEHNLLNPGFVGPLVNIHTGDTFYFPNFRASGGQLPGLPSLSYPRRDNVCSLPWASSEPCNGYPQPYLSSPVSINPSFGRACDLARVEESKCYYRETCSETTGLKREERGRDSALLPLESSLPTGMGGNFSKYDYPTSEAVPHDPPSCQSLESDSSSSLLNEGNKGTTGEAGGLVSPLNQGSTLGNGGAPWYPMHTRSRKKRKPYSKLQLAELEGEFMVNEFITRQRRRELSDRLNLSDQQVKIWFQNRRMKKKRLLLREQALSFF, encoded by the exons ATGGGCGAGCACAACCTCCTTAATCCCGGCTTTGTGGGACCTCTGGTGAACATCCACACGGGAGACACCTTCTACTTCCCCAATTTCCGTGCCTCCGGAGGGCAGCTGCCCGGGTTGCCTTCCCTCTCCTATCCCCGACGGGATAACGtctgctccctgccctgggcaTCCTCGGAACCCTGCAACGGGTACCCTCAACCCTACCTGAGCAGCCCCGTCTCCATTAACCCTTCCTTCGGTAGAGCCTGCGACCTCGCCCGGGtggaggaaagcaaatgttATTACCGGGAAACCTGCTCCGAAACCACCGGGCTCAAGCGGGAGGAGAGAGGCAGGGACAGTGCTTTGCTGCCCCTCGAATCCAGCCTTCCCACTGGTATGGGGGGCAATTTCAGCAAATATGACTATCCGACCAGCGAGGCGGTGCCCCACGACCCTCCATCCTGCCAGTCCTTGGAGTCAGACTCCAGCTCTTCCTTGCTCAATGAAGGGAATAAAGGCACGACCGGAGAAGCTGGGGGTTTGGTGTCCCCCCTGAACCAAGGCAGCACTTTAGGCAACGGTG GTGCTCCTTGGTACCCGATGCACACACGATCCCGGAAAAAGCGAAAACCCTATTCCAAGCTGCAactggcagagctggaaggggAGTTTATGGTCAATGAATTCATTACTCGCCAAAGAAGGAGGGAGCTCTCAGATCGATTAAACCTGAGCGACCAGCAGGTGAAGATCTGGTTCCAGAACCGGcgtatgaaaaagaaaagactccTCCTGAGAGAGCAagccctttctttcttttaa